From the Entomomonas sp. E2T0 genome, one window contains:
- a CDS encoding SIMPL domain-containing protein, producing the protein MKKQLLAVSLGLAVLATPYSFAQQYVDNSFIELNKLKYGMDLVAVGSINVNVSEKLTLKPDTAEFSIKYTTEGTTPSEASDRNTTNMKAFTSYLQQLGVKQQDLTTISYKNYEQTSPKPLTKTDAQQYQTLLTVNVTIPSNKFYDVVKVLEQQGISNLDKVKDTDNVYSFVISEIANSYDTTKQQAEKKYQTIAGQLKTKDITQLAIEKYNNKEADQPTKEVKTYYVENTIKIRAYKFDDLGKIIAKAQELKMNVNNDFRYSVSDETKNKAIAELESKLLTKLQDKAKRSLSSGDYQLGAPQNLNISNSDGGGIYPRNYYAESDAMINTMNMKSAAGAQVDIQPPSEFEIMVNMNGNFDILKKAYKAN; encoded by the coding sequence ATGAAAAAACAATTATTGGCGGTCTCTTTAGGATTGGCTGTACTAGCTACTCCTTATTCTTTTGCTCAACAATATGTTGATAACTCTTTTATTGAGCTAAATAAATTAAAATATGGAATGGATCTTGTTGCAGTAGGTAGTATTAATGTTAATGTTTCCGAAAAACTTACTTTAAAACCAGATACAGCTGAATTTTCTATTAAATACACTACAGAAGGCACTACCCCTAGCGAAGCCTCTGATCGCAATACCACCAATATGAAAGCATTTACTAGCTATCTACAGCAATTAGGTGTTAAACAGCAAGACTTAACCACTATTAGCTATAAAAACTATGAACAAACTTCACCAAAACCATTAACTAAAACAGATGCACAACAATATCAAACTTTATTAACTGTTAATGTTACTATCCCTAGTAATAAATTTTATGATGTTGTGAAAGTACTAGAGCAACAAGGCATTAGCAATCTTGATAAAGTTAAGGATACTGATAATGTATATAGTTTTGTAATCAGTGAAATAGCAAATAGCTATGACACAACCAAGCAACAGGCTGAGAAAAAATATCAAACCATTGCTGGACAATTGAAAACCAAAGATATTACCCAATTAGCCATCGAAAAATACAATAATAAAGAAGCCGATCAACCCACTAAAGAAGTTAAAACTTACTATGTAGAAAATACCATAAAGATCCGCGCTTATAAGTTTGATGATTTAGGCAAAATTATTGCTAAAGCCCAAGAGCTTAAAATGAATGTTAACAACGATTTTCGTTACAGTGTTTCGGATGAAACGAAAAATAAAGCCATTGCAGAGCTTGAAAGCAAACTATTAACCAAACTACAAGATAAGGCTAAACGCTCATTAAGTAGTGGTGATTACCAACTTGGTGCCCCGCAAAATTTAAATATTTCTAATAGTGATGGTGGTGGTATTTATCCTAGAAACTACTATGCTGAAAGTGATGCTATGATTAATACCATGAACATGAAATCTGCTGCTGGTGCACAGGTTGATATTCAACCCCCTTCAGAATTTGAAATTATGGTCAATATGAACGGTAATTTTGATATTCTAAAGAAAGCTTATAAAGCAAACTAA
- the lgt gene encoding prolipoprotein diacylglyceryl transferase produces MLKYPAIDPIALSIGPVDIHWYGLMYIFGIAIAWFLGRSRLYRIQPTLTKDDLSDLVFYCALGVILGGRIGYVLFYDFSVYLAEPARIFKVWQGGMSFHGGMMGVIVAIWVFTKRRGRSFFSIADFVAPLAPIGLGLGRIGNFINGELWGKPTGAENEWLGMIFPQDPSQLVRYPSQLYQCFLEGLVLFLIVWIYSRKPRPSMAVSGMFLFWYGVFRFVVEFVRLPDSQLGYIAFDWLTMGQILCLPMIAIGLLLLVLGYRNKPSTISANV; encoded by the coding sequence ATGTTGAAATATCCTGCTATTGATCCAATAGCATTAAGTATTGGTCCTGTTGATATTCATTGGTATGGGCTAATGTATATTTTTGGGATTGCGATTGCTTGGTTTCTAGGACGTAGTCGTTTATATCGTATTCAACCTACATTAACCAAAGATGACTTATCTGATTTGGTGTTTTATTGCGCGCTAGGGGTTATTCTAGGTGGACGAATAGGTTATGTACTGTTTTATGATTTCTCCGTTTATTTAGCTGAACCAGCAAGAATATTTAAGGTATGGCAAGGTGGCATGTCATTCCATGGTGGCATGATGGGGGTAATTGTTGCTATTTGGGTATTTACCAAAAGGCGTGGTAGATCATTCTTTTCAATAGCAGATTTTGTTGCACCATTAGCACCTATCGGATTAGGTCTAGGGCGAATCGGTAACTTTATTAATGGCGAGTTATGGGGTAAGCCAACAGGCGCTGAAAATGAATGGTTAGGTATGATTTTCCCGCAAGATCCATCACAATTGGTACGCTATCCTTCACAGTTATATCAGTGCTTTTTAGAAGGGTTAGTACTCTTCTTAATTGTTTGGATTTACTCTAGAAAACCTCGTCCATCTATGGCTGTATCAGGCATGTTTTTATTCTGGTATGGTGTATTCCGTTTTGTAGTAGAGTTTGTAAGATTACCAGACTCTCAACTAGGTTATATAGCTTTCGATTGGTTAACGATGGGACAAATTCTCTGCTTGCCAATGATTGCTATCGGTTTATTATTATTGGTGCTTGGCTATCGTAATAAACCATCTACTATTAGTGCTAACGTTTAA
- a CDS encoding thymidylate synthase, with protein sequence MKQYLDLMRHVRDNGVFKEDRTGTGTYSVFGYQMRFNLADGFPLVTTKKCHLKSIIHELLWFLKGDTNIRYLKENGVSIWDEWADEKGNLGPVYGYQWRSWPAPNGEHIDQISKLIEMINKNPDSRRLIVSAWNPALVDEMALPPCHALFQFYVADGKLSCQLYQRSADIFLGVPFNIASYALLTMMVAQVCGLGLGDFIWTGGDSHLYSNHLEQTDLQLTREPYPLPTMKINPEVKDIFGFTFEDFELQNYQAHPHIKAPVAV encoded by the coding sequence ATGAAACAATATCTTGATTTAATGCGCCATGTTCGTGATAACGGAGTGTTTAAAGAAGATCGTACGGGGACAGGTACTTATAGTGTTTTTGGTTATCAAATGCGCTTTAATTTAGCAGATGGCTTTCCACTAGTAACCACTAAAAAGTGTCACTTAAAATCGATTATCCATGAGTTATTATGGTTTTTAAAAGGTGATACCAATATCCGCTATCTTAAAGAAAATGGTGTCAGTATTTGGGATGAGTGGGCGGACGAAAAGGGCAATTTAGGGCCAGTATATGGTTATCAGTGGCGCTCATGGCCTGCTCCTAATGGTGAGCATATTGATCAAATCAGTAAATTGATTGAGATGATTAATAAAAATCCAGATTCACGTCGCTTAATTGTGTCTGCATGGAATCCAGCATTGGTGGATGAAATGGCTCTGCCACCGTGTCATGCCTTATTCCAATTCTATGTGGCAGATGGTAAATTATCATGTCAGCTTTACCAACGTTCAGCGGATATTTTCTTAGGGGTGCCTTTTAATATTGCCAGTTACGCATTATTAACAATGATGGTTGCACAGGTGTGTGGTTTAGGACTAGGTGATTTTATCTGGACAGGTGGTGATAGCCATTTATACAGCAACCACTTGGAACAAACTGATCTACAGTTAACCCGTGAGCCTTATCCATTACCTACGATGAAAATAAATCCTGAAGTAAAGGATATTTTTGGCTTTACATTTGAAGATTTTGAATTACAAAATTATCAAGCACATCCTCATATTAAAGCCCCAGTTGCTGTTTAA
- a CDS encoding sulfite exporter TauE/SafE family protein yields the protein MTISILLAYLALGAGAGVLAGLFGVGGGLIIVPVLIFSFHALGISDNVATHLAIGTSLATIIFTSISSAQAHHSKGNVDWQLVKWLALGIIFGSILGGFTASLLQGVTLKIIIGCFVICMAIQLGFNLKPKASKSLPKAPGLTIIGSIIGWASAIFGIGGGSLTVPFLAFCSVPMQRAVAVSAACGIPIAISGALSYMWFGWGVEGLPSWSLGYIYLPALIGITVTSMVFSRLGAKLAYRLSATLLRRMFAIFLFIVGCSFFTQL from the coding sequence ATGACAATATCTATTTTGCTCGCTTATCTTGCTTTAGGGGCGGGTGCTGGGGTGCTGGCAGGTCTGTTTGGTGTTGGGGGTGGATTAATTATTGTTCCTGTGCTGATCTTTAGTTTTCATGCGTTAGGCATATCCGATAACGTTGCAACTCATTTAGCCATTGGCACTTCGTTAGCTACCATTATTTTTACTTCTATTAGTTCTGCTCAAGCCCACCATAGTAAAGGCAATGTAGATTGGCAATTAGTAAAATGGTTAGCTTTAGGTATTATCTTTGGTAGTATTTTGGGTGGTTTTACAGCCAGTTTATTACAGGGTGTTACTTTAAAAATTATTATTGGTTGTTTCGTTATTTGTATGGCTATTCAGCTTGGTTTTAATTTAAAACCAAAAGCTTCCAAATCATTACCTAAAGCACCTGGCTTAACCATAATAGGCAGTATTATAGGATGGGCTTCTGCTATTTTTGGTATTGGTGGTGGTTCATTAACCGTGCCGTTTTTAGCATTTTGTAGTGTACCAATGCAGCGCGCGGTTGCTGTTTCAGCGGCTTGTGGTATTCCAATTGCTATCAGTGGTGCATTATCTTATATGTGGTTTGGTTGGGGCGTCGAGGGATTACCAAGCTGGAGCTTAGGATATATTTACTTACCAGCTTTGATTGGTATTACAGTTACAAGTATGGTATTTTCACGACTTGGTGCTAAACTAGCGTATCGTTTATCTGCTACTTTATTACGTAGAATGTTTGCTATTTTCCTATTTATTGTAGGTTGTAGTTTTTTCACTCAATTGTAA
- a CDS encoding DUF2750 domain-containing protein — MKKVHDLEVQAFSRQSNSQRYNYFVEKVFEWQEAWGLGDEEGWVIAEIGEEIVFPLWPAEPFAKKCQVDNWQNTEVKKISFDELLTEVLPSLVEDDVQVAVFMVPDNEQCGVLPAQELLNDFVTLSEQKDTR, encoded by the coding sequence ATGAAGAAAGTACACGATTTAGAGGTTCAAGCATTTAGTCGTCAATCCAATAGCCAACGTTATAACTATTTTGTTGAGAAAGTATTTGAGTGGCAGGAAGCTTGGGGGTTAGGTGATGAAGAAGGTTGGGTTATTGCTGAAATAGGGGAAGAGATTGTTTTTCCTTTATGGCCAGCAGAGCCTTTTGCTAAGAAATGCCAAGTGGATAATTGGCAAAATACCGAAGTTAAGAAAATTTCTTTTGATGAATTATTAACAGAGGTTTTACCTAGTTTGGTAGAAGATGATGTTCAAGTTGCTGTCTTTATGGTGCCAGATAATGAGCAATGTGGTGTATTGCCTGCACAAGAGCTATTAAATGACTTTGTCACACTTAGTGAACAGAAAGATACTAGATAA
- the surE gene encoding 5'/3'-nucleotidase SurE — protein sequence MYILVSNDDGVSAPGIKALYDALADYGQCQVLAPTRDMSGTSNSLTLDRPLYPHYLENGFIGLDGTPADCVHMAMNGFLEHKPELVVSGINLGANLGDDVLYSGTVAAATEGRFTQAPSFAFSLVSREITNLPTAAHFARKLVENYAKLDLPNHTILNVNIPNLPLDQVKGIKLTRLGYRSHSLPPEKTVNPRGKVGYWISLTGDIVDGGEGTDFHAIAEGYVSVTPLTIDRSCRLALDSLHAVGKV from the coding sequence ATGTACATATTAGTTTCTAATGATGATGGTGTTTCTGCACCTGGTATTAAAGCACTTTATGACGCATTGGCTGATTATGGTCAATGTCAAGTATTAGCCCCCACGAGAGATATGAGTGGCACAAGTAATTCTCTGACGCTTGATCGTCCATTATACCCACATTATTTAGAGAATGGTTTTATTGGTTTAGATGGAACACCTGCTGATTGTGTACATATGGCAATGAATGGTTTTCTTGAACATAAGCCTGAGCTAGTGGTGTCAGGTATTAATTTGGGTGCTAATTTAGGTGATGATGTACTGTATTCTGGGACAGTAGCAGCGGCTACTGAAGGGCGTTTTACGCAAGCCCCTTCGTTTGCTTTTTCATTAGTTTCTAGAGAAATAACAAACTTACCAACCGCTGCACATTTTGCCAGAAAGTTAGTAGAGAATTATGCTAAACTTGATCTGCCAAATCATACAATACTCAATGTTAATATTCCAAATTTACCTTTAGATCAGGTAAAGGGGATTAAATTAACTAGATTAGGGTATCGTAGCCATTCTTTACCGCCAGAGAAAACAGTAAATCCCAGAGGTAAAGTTGGTTATTGGATCTCTTTGACTGGTGATATAGTAGATGGTGGTGAAGGAACAGATTTTCATGCAATTGCAGAGGGATATGTTTCTGTAACTCCTTTAACAATTGATCGTAGTTGTAGGTTGGCTTTAGATTCTTTACATGCGGTGGGGAAAGTATAA
- the cysB gene encoding HTH-type transcriptional regulator CysB: MKLQQLRYIWEVVRHDLNVSATAQSLYTSQPGISKQIRLLEDELGVEIFSRSGKHLTQVTPAGERIIEAAVEILRKAEGIKRIAQEFSSEKSGSLTIATTHTQARYALPKIISEFITRYPDVSLHMHQGTPIQIAKMAADGTADFSIATEGMEEFSDLVMMPCYRWNRCVIVPKSHPLSTLKEISLEALAEQPLVTYVHGFTGRSKLDAAFHAKGLEPKIIFTAADADVIKTYVRLGMGVGIIANMAFDERTDTDLVKIDTGDLFESSITRIAFRKGSFLRGFMYEFIESFAPHLTKKLINEAIELQGKPEFDAIFKTIKLPVH, translated from the coding sequence ATGAAGTTACAGCAATTACGTTATATTTGGGAAGTGGTTCGCCATGATTTAAATGTCTCGGCAACCGCTCAAAGCTTGTACACCTCTCAGCCTGGTATAAGTAAGCAAATACGCTTATTAGAAGATGAGTTAGGTGTAGAGATTTTTTCCCGTAGTGGTAAACATTTAACTCAAGTAACCCCAGCAGGCGAAAGAATTATTGAAGCAGCGGTAGAAATACTGCGCAAAGCAGAAGGCATCAAGCGTATTGCACAGGAGTTTTCAAGTGAAAAAAGTGGCTCGTTAACCATTGCTACTACCCATACTCAAGCACGTTATGCTTTACCTAAAATCATTAGTGAATTTATTACCCGTTATCCTGATGTATCATTGCATATGCATCAAGGTACTCCTATCCAAATTGCCAAAATGGCGGCAGATGGTACAGCAGATTTTTCAATAGCTACTGAGGGGATGGAAGAGTTTTCTGATTTAGTGATGATGCCTTGTTATCGCTGGAATCGTTGCGTTATCGTGCCTAAATCACATCCTTTAAGTACTTTAAAAGAAATTTCATTAGAGGCTTTAGCAGAACAACCATTAGTGACTTATGTACACGGTTTTACAGGACGTTCTAAGCTAGATGCTGCATTTCATGCCAAAGGATTAGAGCCTAAAATAATCTTTACGGCAGCGGATGCCGACGTTATCAAAACTTATGTTAGGTTAGGTATGGGGGTTGGTATTATTGCCAATATGGCGTTTGATGAGCGTACTGATACTGATTTAGTAAAAATTGATACGGGCGATTTATTTGAATCGAGCATTACACGTATTGCTTTCCGTAAAGGTAGTTTTTTACGTGGCTTTATGTATGAGTTTATTGAAAGCTTTGCCCCACATTTAACTAAAAAACTGATTAATGAAGCCATTGAGCTACAGGGTAAGCCTGAGTTTGATGCTATATTTAAGACTATAAAATTACCTGTACATTAA
- a CDS encoding DUF4124 domain-containing protein, protein MRKILFPLLLIVLPVAAQPVYSYKDSDGNTVYTNEQPPANVNAEQVKLPKIQTVPSQNSSTNGQDPGFKINDSKPTITKVGITGIPDEEALRANNGTFTVSIVLDTSARFLPSSYQYQLLLDGKPYGAAQASNSFTLTNIDRGEHTIQGQILNNGVVIASSDPQSFTTQRVSKQLPAKNRPNKPQPRAN, encoded by the coding sequence ATGCGCAAGATTCTATTTCCCTTATTGCTAATAGTATTACCTGTAGCTGCACAGCCTGTTTACAGTTACAAAGACAGTGATGGAAACACAGTATATACCAATGAACAACCCCCTGCTAATGTAAACGCAGAACAAGTTAAGTTGCCTAAAATTCAGACCGTCCCTAGTCAGAATTCATCGACTAATGGCCAAGACCCTGGATTCAAAATTAATGACTCAAAACCTACTATCACCAAAGTAGGTATTACTGGCATACCAGATGAAGAAGCATTAAGAGCTAATAATGGAACATTTACTGTTTCAATAGTGCTTGATACATCCGCTCGCTTTTTACCATCATCTTATCAATATCAACTATTATTAGATGGTAAACCTTATGGCGCTGCACAAGCTAGTAATAGCTTTACACTTACCAATATCGATCGTGGTGAACATACCATACAAGGACAGATTCTTAATAATGGGGTGGTTATTGCTAGTAGTGATCCTCAATCATTTACTACTCAACGTGTTTCAAAACAACTACCGGCTAAGAATAGACCGAACAAACCCCAACCTAGAGCAAACTAA
- a CDS encoding DUF1161 domain-containing protein gives MKKLLILCCTLLISTTAFATNCETVKEQIAEKIKANGVAEFTLDAVEKGTAADGKVVGVCGGGTKDIVYKRGHAQTTEQTTDNSVTEEDHNQSTAE, from the coding sequence ATGAAAAAATTATTAATATTATGCTGTACCCTACTTATTTCTACCACAGCTTTTGCAACTAACTGCGAAACTGTTAAAGAACAAATAGCTGAAAAAATTAAAGCCAATGGTGTTGCTGAATTTACTTTAGACGCAGTAGAAAAAGGTACTGCTGCTGATGGTAAAGTAGTAGGCGTTTGTGGTGGTGGCACTAAAGATATTGTTTATAAGCGTGGTCATGCACAAACTACAGAACAAACAACTGACAACTCAGTTACAGAAGAAGATCATAACCAATCTACAGCTGAATAA
- a CDS encoding protein-L-isoaspartate(D-aspartate) O-methyltransferase has translation MTNGLMRSGIGMTSQRTRERLVQRLQEEGVTNERVLEVIRNTPRHWFIDEALSHRAYEDTALPIGHNQTISQPLIVAHMTEILLAAGPLDKVLEIGTGSGYQTAILAQLVNRVFSVERIQPLQDKAKERLQGLKLRNIVFRWGDGWEGWNALAPYNGIIVTAAAPEIPQALLDQLAVGGRLVMPVGDNNSQQLQLVIRQEQGFKQQILGNVRFVPLLNGTIR, from the coding sequence ATGACTAATGGTTTGATGCGAAGTGGCATTGGAATGACTTCGCAACGGACAAGAGAGCGTTTAGTGCAACGTCTGCAAGAAGAAGGCGTGACTAATGAGCGAGTGCTAGAAGTCATTCGTAATACGCCTCGTCACTGGTTTATTGACGAGGCACTTTCACACCGTGCATATGAAGACACCGCATTGCCTATTGGGCATAATCAAACTATTTCCCAGCCACTTATTGTGGCACACATGACAGAAATATTATTAGCCGCTGGGCCATTGGATAAAGTGCTCGAAATAGGGACAGGTTCAGGCTATCAAACCGCCATTCTTGCTCAATTAGTGAACAGAGTATTTTCTGTAGAAAGAATTCAACCTTTACAGGATAAGGCTAAAGAACGATTACAAGGTTTAAAATTACGTAATATAGTATTTCGATGGGGTGATGGTTGGGAAGGTTGGAATGCTTTAGCACCTTACAATGGTATTATAGTCACTGCGGCTGCTCCTGAAATCCCACAAGCGTTATTAGACCAATTAGCAGTGGGTGGTCGTTTAGTAATGCCTGTTGGTGATAATAATAGCCAACAACTACAGCTAGTAATAAGGCAAGAGCAGGGCTTTAAACAACAAATATTGGGTAATGTACGATTTGTACCTTTACTCAATGGAACCATACGTTAA
- a CDS encoding peptidoglycan DD-metalloendopeptidase family protein, protein MGLLNRELLPISSLSILILLTACSNDNARVQVVDKTTNYNKQVKVTTVPYSGKVVQAGSYTPVTKGQHVVQGGETLYSLAFNYGRDWRELANENNIGAPYTIYPGQVISLSGRASSTTTTTTKAHDSGSIKVTTTQKPTTSTTTKPTATQAPTQTQTKPTTSAPTPTTAVVGGWTWPAMGAVISTYSPTGTLNKGIDIAASEGSAVMAASAGTVVYAGNNLHGYGNLLIIKHNDSFVSAYGHNRSLLVKEGQKVSAGQKIAEMGSTGADRVKLHFEIRLNGKPVDPLKYLPKK, encoded by the coding sequence GTGGGGTTATTGAATAGAGAGTTATTACCCATTTCTTCGTTATCTATATTGATATTGCTGACTGCTTGCTCAAATGATAATGCTAGAGTTCAAGTAGTTGATAAAACAACAAACTATAATAAACAGGTTAAGGTAACAACTGTTCCTTATTCGGGAAAAGTAGTGCAGGCAGGTAGTTATACGCCTGTAACAAAAGGCCAGCATGTTGTACAAGGTGGGGAGACTTTGTATTCATTAGCGTTTAACTATGGCCGCGATTGGCGAGAGTTAGCTAATGAAAACAATATTGGTGCCCCTTATACTATTTATCCAGGACAGGTAATTTCATTATCAGGTAGAGCTAGCTCAACAACGACTACCACTACAAAAGCGCATGATTCTGGTAGTATTAAAGTGACTACAACCCAGAAACCAACGACATCAACTACCACTAAACCAACAGCTACGCAGGCGCCAACTCAAACACAGACTAAGCCTACTACTTCAGCGCCTACACCGACTACAGCTGTAGTCGGGGGGTGGACATGGCCAGCAATGGGAGCAGTCATTAGTACTTACTCTCCGACAGGTACTCTAAATAAAGGGATCGATATCGCAGCTAGTGAAGGTTCTGCTGTGATGGCAGCATCGGCAGGTACAGTGGTTTATGCAGGTAATAACCTACATGGTTATGGTAATTTATTAATTATTAAACACAATGATAGTTTTGTGAGTGCCTATGGGCATAATCGTAGTTTATTAGTTAAAGAAGGCCAGAAAGTAAGTGCAGGTCAAAAAATTGCTGAAATGGGATCAACAGGTGCTGATCGAGTCAAATTGCATTTTGAGATTAGGTTAAATGGTAAACCTGTAGATCCACTTAAATATTTGCCTAAAAAGTGA
- the truD gene encoding tRNA pseudouridine(13) synthase TruD, whose protein sequence is MTELELLGPTAWGEACGEAQLKAIAEDFQVDEVLDIPLTGEGEHLWLWVEKRYLNTEEVAKRIARAIQVPLRQVSYAGLKDKLALTRQWFSIHLPGKMDPDLTTLESDQLHIVKQIRHQRKLQRGTHSANGFIIRLTQLEADQKLLVERLQLIAKQGVPNYYGLQRFGFDGSNVEQAIEWANQQAYPEQRNIRSRLLSSARSYLFNKVLARRVSMGTWNNLIKGDVLSFTDSRSFFPAEQLAANDTRLAELDIHPTAPLWGEGELATTAQALQQEQTILAEYQQLTTWLQSANMRQERRVLRLPVNDLTWHFVEPTILQLNFVLPTGCFATSVVREIVSLKATEDKCTY, encoded by the coding sequence ATGACAGAACTTGAATTATTAGGCCCTACCGCTTGGGGCGAGGCTTGCGGAGAGGCTCAGTTAAAAGCAATAGCTGAAGATTTTCAGGTGGATGAAGTATTAGATATTCCTTTAACCGGTGAGGGTGAGCACCTTTGGTTATGGGTTGAAAAACGCTATCTAAATACTGAAGAGGTGGCTAAACGGATAGCTAGAGCTATTCAAGTACCATTAAGGCAAGTGAGTTATGCAGGCCTAAAAGATAAGCTAGCGTTGACTAGGCAATGGTTTAGTATTCATTTGCCAGGTAAAATGGATCCTGATTTAACCACATTAGAAAGTGACCAGTTACATATTGTTAAACAAATACGTCATCAACGAAAGTTGCAACGAGGTACTCATTCGGCTAATGGCTTTATTATCCGTTTGACTCAGCTTGAAGCGGATCAAAAGCTATTAGTAGAGCGCTTGCAGTTAATAGCTAAACAAGGTGTGCCTAACTATTATGGTTTGCAACGCTTTGGTTTTGATGGGAGTAATGTTGAGCAAGCTATAGAGTGGGCAAATCAACAAGCTTATCCTGAGCAACGTAATATACGTTCTAGATTATTATCCAGTGCTAGAAGTTATTTATTTAACAAAGTGCTAGCCAGAAGAGTGAGTATGGGTACTTGGAATAACTTAATTAAAGGTGATGTATTGTCCTTTACAGATAGTCGTAGTTTCTTTCCTGCCGAACAACTGGCTGCAAATGATACTAGATTGGCTGAGTTAGATATTCATCCTACCGCTCCTCTTTGGGGAGAGGGTGAGTTAGCTACTACAGCGCAGGCACTACAACAAGAGCAAACAATATTAGCTGAATATCAGCAATTAACAACTTGGTTACAATCCGCCAATATGCGCCAAGAAAGGCGGGTGTTGAGATTACCTGTTAACGATTTAACATGGCACTTTGTAGAACCTACTATTTTACAATTAAATTTTGTATTACCAACAGGCTGTTTTGCTACCTCAGTAGTAAGAGAAATAGTGTCACTTAAAGCAACGGAAGATAAATGTACATATTAG
- the ispF gene encoding 2-C-methyl-D-erythritol 2,4-cyclodiphosphate synthase — MRIGHGYDVHRFGDGNFVTLGGIQIPFHKGLIAHSDGDVLIHALCDALLGACALGDIGRHFPDTDPQYKGIDSRQLLRHVIALVNKQGWQLANMDATIIAQAPKMAPYIEQMRELLTKDMQVKLEQVNIKATTTEKLGFTGREEGIAVHAVVLLAPYDRT, encoded by the coding sequence ATGCGTATAGGTCATGGTTATGATGTACATCGTTTTGGCGATGGCAACTTTGTAACTTTAGGTGGAATACAAATTCCTTTCCATAAAGGTTTAATAGCCCATTCAGATGGCGATGTGCTAATCCATGCACTTTGTGATGCGCTATTAGGAGCCTGTGCTTTAGGTGATATAGGTCGCCATTTCCCTGATACAGATCCTCAATATAAAGGAATTGATAGTAGACAACTATTACGTCATGTTATTGCATTAGTTAATAAGCAAGGATGGCAATTAGCTAATATGGATGCCACTATTATTGCGCAAGCGCCTAAAATGGCTCCCTATATTGAACAGATGCGTGAATTATTAACCAAAGATATGCAAGTAAAACTTGAGCAAGTTAATATTAAAGCAACCACTACAGAAAAGCTTGGTTTTACTGGTCGAGAAGAAGGTATTGCAGTACATGCTGTGGTATTATTAGCGCCTTATGACAGAACTTGA
- a CDS encoding DUF4124 domain-containing protein: MKKLSFIALLLTCVSLNAQVYSYVDSNGNTIYTDNPPENQETRDLDIKITPSVNKTEKTLDESDLKTVRLSPTTPINIPNASNGDSNAPFKIISINYQSLTIITPKHEATIINSDGQLMVTIESSPKLSSDHKYRIVIDGKTVSESTSPTFSINNLERGEHKLIAEIIDSNKSVVKKSKEQVFYIRQTTLADKRRVRPCKFKDYGVRPECPLKDRPKPDPRILRKITDKLGITKPCDLPDYGVRKDCPIELKPQKPETKDIIVEPKKMLI, translated from the coding sequence ATGAAAAAATTATCCTTTATCGCATTGTTACTCACTTGTGTTTCTTTAAACGCACAAGTTTATTCTTATGTAGACAGTAACGGAAATACTATTTATACAGATAATCCTCCTGAAAATCAGGAAACACGTGATCTTGATATTAAAATCACCCCCTCCGTTAATAAGACAGAGAAAACTTTAGATGAATCAGATTTAAAAACTGTTCGTCTTTCTCCAACCACACCCATAAATATCCCAAATGCTAGTAATGGTGATAGTAATGCTCCATTTAAGATTATATCTATAAACTATCAATCACTTACTATCATTACACCCAAACATGAAGCTACTATCATTAATTCAGATGGACAATTGATGGTAACAATTGAAAGCTCTCCAAAACTTTCATCAGATCATAAATATCGTATTGTTATTGATGGTAAAACTGTAAGTGAATCTACATCACCTACTTTTTCAATTAATAATTTAGAGCGTGGAGAACATAAGTTAATAGCTGAGATCATTGACTCTAATAAAAGTGTAGTTAAGAAATCAAAAGAACAAGTTTTTTATATTAGACAAACTACATTAGCGGATAAGCGCCGTGTTCGCCCATGTAAATTTAAAGACTATGGTGTAAGACCTGAATGTCCATTAAAAGACAGACCAAAGCCTGACCCAAGAATATTAAGAAAAATAACTGATAAATTAGGGATAACAAAGCCTTGTGACTTACCTGATTATGGCGTAAGAAAAGATTGCCCTATTGAACTAAAACCTCAAAAGCCTGAAACTAAAGATATTATTGTTGAACCAAAAAAAATGCTGATATAA